From one Lycium barbarum isolate Lr01 chromosome 6, ASM1917538v2, whole genome shotgun sequence genomic stretch:
- the LOC132645845 gene encoding protein TRIGALACTOSYLDIACYLGLYCEROL 4, chloroplastic, translating into MANMRTAMDAAFWDLNISTSRALDGTARSIPGEPIPLDGSTASRALRIQQLSLLGNGFPLGIIPSYSPTPRKDLGSFALQSLLFKVSTSNWWLGFTGQLRPKKLVSDIKAELSSVDEWELPVLKDIGKHFLEKSLYAFGLCSQLSLTPSSSLLLSTEKHGEKKGRRLRAMLFHKLPDHDITLEAAWPELFIDHKGRYWEVPESISLDCSSLVSDDGLRYRFGLHKNGGHPRAVDNITDEPPLSLMQGICGKAALSYEKSKDFWRLKAKKEDIIIETEEGRFYRPSYDIRLREPHAAVSGIIGGSLEAWLNNGSSSPSDSRHRSPFGVDLFGSLCYTFQHGKFKEYFGDLTRVDARLDVASASALAKQVSKVFRKASADNARDVLASPRLELILQQQVAGPIVFRVDSKFSLNSPAGGPGVQLEDFVCSLNYSLKLLQSGKVVAWYSPKRKEGMVELRLFEF; encoded by the exons ATGGCGAACATGAGGACGGCTATGGATGCTGCATTTTGGGACCTGAACATTTCTACATCCCGAGCCCTTGACGGGACTGCGAGGTCCATTCCAGGAGAGCCCATACCACTTGATGGTAGCACTGCCAGTAGAGCCCTCAGAATCCAACAACTCTCTCTACTCGGAAATGGGTTTCCTCTTGGAATTATTCCCTCTTATTCTCCCACTCCTCGCAAGGATTTGGGATCTTTTGCACTTCAGTCCCTTTTGTTTAAAGTTTCCACTTCTAACTG GTGGCTTGGATTCACAGGTCAGCTTCGGCCAAAGAAACTGGTATCGGACATTAAAGCTGAGTTATCCAGTGTAGATGAGTGGGAGCTGCCAGTACTAAAAGACATTGGCAAGCATTTCTTGGAAAAGTCACTTTATGCCTTTGGTCTGTGCTCACAGCTATCCCTGACACCCTCTTCTTCTCTGTTATTGAGCACAGAGAAGCATGGCGAGAAGAAAGGACGCCGCTTGAGGGCCATGCTTTTTCATAAG CTTCCTGATCATGACATTACATTGGAAGCAGCATGGCCTGAGCTATTCATAGACCATAAGGGGAGATATTGGGAGGTCCCAGAGTCAATATCATTGGACTGCTCATCGCTGGTTTCCGATGATGGATTGCGATACCGTTTTGGTTTACATAAAAATGGTGGCCATCCTCGGGCTGTTGATAACATTACTGATGAGCCACCACTCAGTCTGATGCAAGGAATATGTGGAAAAGCAGCCCTTTCTTATGAGAAAAGCAAAGATTTCTGGAGACTCAAGGCAAAAAAAGAGGACATCATTATCGAGACAGAAGAGGGACGGTTTTATCGCCCTTCTTATGATATTCGTCTTAGAGAGCCTCATGCAGCAGTATCTGGAATTATTG GAGGAAGTCTTGAGGCATGGCTCAACAATGGTAGCAGTAGTCCTTCGGATTCGAGGCATAGAAGTCCCTTTGGTGTTGATTTATTTGGTTCACTTTGCTATACTTTTCAACATGGTAAATTCAAAGAGTATTTTGGAGACCTCACAAGGGTAGATGCTCGTCTAGATGTCGCATCTGCTTCAGCGTTAGCCAAACAGGTTTCAAAAGTCTTCAGAAAAGCATCAGCTGATAATGCAAGAGATGTGCTCGCTTCACCCAGGCTCGAATTGATACTTCAGCAGCAG GTAGCCGGACCAATTGTGTTTAGAGTAGATTCAAAGTTTTCGCTCAATTCACCAGCTGGCGGGCCTGGTGTACAATTGGAAGATTTTGTATGCAGTTTAAATTACTCTCTAAAGCTTCTACAGTCTGGGAAAGTGGTAGCATGGTATTCTCCCAAAAGGAAAGAGGGAATGGTTGAGTTACGCTTATTTGAGTTTTAG
- the LOC132645847 gene encoding 10 kDa chaperonin 1, chloroplastic: MASTFVTLAKPFTSHSTYLPSFSTQRPIGLKRSSLRINAISKKYEPTKVVPQADRVLIRLEELPEKSAGGVLLPKSAVKFERYLMGEVLSIGSEVAHVEAGKKVLFSDINAYEVDLGTGGRHCFCKESELLALVE; encoded by the exons ATGGCGTCTACATTTGTTACATTGGCTAAGCCCTTCACTTCTCACtccacttatcttccttctttCTCTACCCAAAGACCCATTG GTTTGAAGAGAAGTTCTTTGAGAATTAATGCCATTTCCAAGAAATATGAACCCACAAAG GTTGTGCCACAAGCTGATAGAGTTTTGATTCGGTTGGAGGAGTTGCCTGAG AAATCTGCTGGTGGAGTTTTGCTTCCGAAATCGGCAGTGAAGTTCGAGCGCTATCTTATGGGAGAA GTTCTTTCTATTGGTTCTGAGGTTGCCCACGTAGAGGCTGGGAAGAAG GTTCTTTTCTCTGACATCAACGCTTATGAG GTGGATTTGGGAACCGGTGGCAGGCATTGTTTCTGTAAGGAGAGCGAGTTGCTGGCTTTGGTTGAATGA